Proteins co-encoded in one Pocillopora verrucosa isolate sample1 chromosome 1, ASM3666991v2, whole genome shotgun sequence genomic window:
- the LOC131796465 gene encoding beta-1,3-galactosyltransferase 5-like — protein MELARRAVTLVRSFRRLPSLAIRTLRKCLPLVPICLLLLIVLSLWMTLNEINRKVTLLASSSVLSEPETNAVNFLDQGFYSQHQILRTKLRTTATCPPKSIILLILVSSNVGNFERRQLIRKTWGADHSIESKWKTVFLMGKNNIEREMENATAEARVFGDIIQSDYQEHFWNMSYKVAMGFEWAVKYCNFYFILKADDDVFVNTLGLVNFLSKHTTPMSKLYTGNIMVGSPVLRNGRYGVTPEEYNETVYKPYCSGGGYILSRDVVEKFLWYFDVLRPLKIDDAYIGILAAKAGVKVTHNEHFRMYENKCEYRETTLVQHPARGDCVIMLYHRMIGWKSKMKQNE, from the coding sequence ATGGAACTTGCAAGGCGCGCCGTAACGTTGGTAAGAAGCTTTCGACGATTACCGTCATTAGCGATTCGTACCTTGAGAAAGTGTCTACCACTTGTTCCTATTTGTCTGTTGCTTCTGATAGTCTTGAGTTTATGGATGACACTGAACGAGATCAACCGAAAGGTGACTCTACTGGCTTCGTCTTCTGTTCTCAGCGAGCCTGAAACGAACGCTGTTAACTTCCTAGACCAAGGCTTCTATTCACAACATCAAATTCTTCGCACAAAATTACGAACTACTGCCACTTGTCCACCAAAATCGATTATTCTCCTTATTTTGGTATCGTCGAATGTCGGGAATTTTGAAAGGCGCCAGTTAATACGGAAAACTTGGGGCGCTGATCACTCAATCGAAAGCAAATGGAAAACAGTTTTCCTAATGGGAAAGAACAACATTGAGAGAGAAATGGAAAACGCTACGGCTGAGGCCAGAGTATTCGGCGACATCATACAAAGCGATTACCAAGAACACTTTTGGAACATGAGTTACAAAGTTGCGATGGGATTCGAATGGGCGGTcaaatattgcaatttttatttcattcttaaaGCAGATGACGATGTATTTGTAAATACTCTCGGTCTGGTGAATTTTCTAAGTAAACATACAACGCCCATGAGTAAATTATACACTGGTAATATCATGGTTGGCAGTCCTGTTTTGAGAAATGGAAGATATGGTGTTACTCCCGAGGAATACAATGAAACCGTTTATAAGCCATATTGTAGCGGAGGAGGTTATATTTTGTCACGCGACGTGGTGGAAAAGTTCTTGTGGTATTTTGACGTTTTGAGGCCTCTTAAAATCGACGATGCGTACATCGGAATATTAGCAGCAAAAGCCGGAGTTAAAGTAACTCATAATGAACACTTTCGCATGTACGAGAACAAATGTGAATACAGAGAAACTACTTTGGTGCAGCATCCAGCGCGAGGAGACTGCGTGATAATGCTTTACCACAGAATGATAGGCTGGAAAAGcaagatgaaacaaaatgaatag